The Winogradskyella schleiferi genome contains the following window.
AGACAGTTTGATTACTGAATTGTTTTCAGATAAAGTAACTGTTTTAATATAATAGTAAGGATGATTTAGTTCTATTTTTAAAGGTAAGTTCAGATTTTCGGATAGGGTAAAAATACCGCTATCATTAGTTTCAGAAATCACTTCATCATTTAAAAGGATAGCGACACCAGAAATGGATGAGCCTGAATGATCTATCACGCGACCGCTTATATTTTGGGTGTAGGAAGATTCAATTATGCCCATTGAGAACATAATTGCTATCATTTTCAACGTTATAAATTTCATGGTAATCTAATTTCTGGCTTCCGAGATACTACTTATTATAGCTCACTTTCCAAATGATATTTCCAGCATCATCATTTACTAATAAATCTCCAGAAGGCGTGACGGCAACACAAACTGGTCTTCCATAAACATCAGTGTCATCATCTTCTGCAATAAAGCCTGTTAGAAAATCTTCAGGTTTCCCTGTAGGTTTTCCATTTTCAAAAGGTATAAAAACCACGCGATATCCAGAAAGTACGGAACGGTTCCAAGAGCCGTGTTGACCAACGAAAATACCGTTTTTATATTTCTCAGGAAAATTTCCGTCGTCGTAAAACGTGAGTCCAAGCGATGCCGTGTGTGGCCCAACAGAAACATCGGGAACTATGGTTTTTGCTACAAGTTCTGGTGCTTCGCCTTTTAATCGTGGATCTTCAATGGCACCATAATACGCATAAGGCCAGCCGTAAAAGCCACCTTGCTTAACGCTTGTAACATAGTCTGGCACAAGATTGTCGCCAAGCTTATCACGTTCGTTTACGGCGGTCCAAAGTTCACCGTTAACAGGGTTCCAATCCATACCTACCGGATTTCTCAATCCACTAGCGTATATTTTTTCATTGTTTCCATTGAGATCTACTTCCAGAATATTGGCGCGACGAATTTCTTCTTCCATGCCATATTCACCAACATTACTAGCGGAACCGACCGAAATATAAATCCTATCTTCTGCATCATTGGTTATGATATTTCGGGTCCAGTGATGATTGTAGCCACCAGCAGGAAGATCCACTATTTTTTCGCCTTCGGAAGCGTTTAAAGACGTTTGACCTACCTTATAAGGATATTTATAAAGGCCGTCTGTGTTGGCAACATAAAAATGATTTCCAATTATTAACATTCCAAAAGGTTGATTTAGGTCATCCAGAAATGTTTCTCGAAGTTCTATCGTACCGTCATTTTCTTTATCTCTCAAAAGCGTAATAAGTCCTGCACTGTCTTTTGTATTTGCCTCACAGACAAATAGGTCTCCATTAGGACGAATGTACGTCCAACGTGGGTTTTGGAATCCGTCTGCTAATTTTGTGACCGTAAATCCTTCGGGTGCCATTGGTAATTTGCCTTCTGGCCAATCTATAAGATCATTTGCGTTCCTTACGGATTCTGTTGCATAAGGTGGAGGTAATATCAATTGACCTATTGCGGTCTGTACGGTATCGGGTGATTTATCAGAGATCAT
Protein-coding sequences here:
- a CDS encoding PQQ-dependent sugar dehydrogenase produces the protein MKTQKSLLLILTIVFLLSCKTNREKEMAVSEEKKEMISDKSPDTVQTAIGQLILPPPYATESVRNANDLIDWPEGKLPMAPEGFTVTKLADGFQNPRWTYIRPNGDLFVCEANTKDSAGLITLLRDKENDGTIELRETFLDDLNQPFGMLIIGNHFYVANTDGLYKYPYKVGQTSLNASEGEKIVDLPAGGYNHHWTRNIITNDAEDRIYISVGSASNVGEYGMEEEIRRANILEVDLNGNNEKIYASGLRNPVGMDWNPVNGELWTAVNERDKLGDNLVPDYVTSVKQGGFYGWPYAYYGAIEDPRLKGEAPELVAKTIVPDVSVGPHTASLGLTFYDDGNFPEKYKNGIFVGQHGSWNRSVLSGYRVVFIPFENGKPTGKPEDFLTGFIAEDDDTDVYGRPVCVAVTPSGDLLVNDDAGNIIWKVSYNK